The Desulfovibrio psychrotolerans genome includes the window CTGCCACAGATACTCTTTGAATTCGAAGACCGTTACCCCCACGCCACAGTGGAAACGGTGTTCACCAATCCGCACGACATAGCGGACGGTCTGGAGGATGGCACCATAGACATAGGGCTGGTGGAGACTGAAATCGACAACCCGGTGCTGGAAGCCACCCGCCTTTGTCAGGACGAACTGTTCGTGGTTTCCAGTGACGAGATTTTCGCCAAAAAAGGCCCGTATGATATAGAAGAACTCCTGCAGAAAAAATGGATTCTGCGCGAACCGGGAGCAGGCTCCCGTGACACCTTCGATGCCTACCTCGGCAGCTACATGGACAGAATGCGTATAACGCTGCAGATGCACCATACGGTTTCCATCAAACGCGTCCTGCAAAACTCAGATACCATAAGCTGCCTTTCCCCCTTCGCCATCCAGCGCGAACTGGAATACGGCGAGCTGTTCCGGGTGCACCTTAAAAACATCCGCCTTATCCGCCACTTCCATGCCGTGGTGCACAAGGACAAATACCGTTCAAAACTGCTGAACACCTTCTTCCACGGTGTGGAGGCGTATCTGGGCACGGACAGGCAGATTTTCCACGAGGAATAGCGTTACGGCAAACTTTGCGGGCAAACGGGCACAATTTCGTTGCTAATCGTCACAGACTTGTGAATACTGTGTAATACCAGCGCACCTCACTCCCCCTGCGAAAGAGGAGCGCCCCCGGCGGGAAGCCCCGCCGTTGTCCGAAGCCCTTTCCGTAAGAACTCGTCTTAGAGGAGAAACGCATGTCTTCCATATCCAAACGTAACCTCATCATCCTTGCAGCACTGTTTCTGGCTGTTCTGCTCTTTGTGACAACCTGCAGCGACAGCGGAAACAAGGTGCAGACCAAGGACAAGCGCACCCCGGAACTTTCGCTCAAGCTGCTCAAGGAAGGCAATGAACGCTTTGCCAAAGGCGATGCGGAGCACCCCCGCACAGATGCCAAACGCCTTGAACAGGCAGGCAAGGAAAGTCAGGGCGACCACGCCTTTGCCACCGTGCTTTCCTGTTCTGACTCCCGCGTACCTGTAGAACGCATTTTTGATGCAGGGGTCATGGATATCTTTGTGGTCCGCGTGGCGGGCAACGTGGTGCAGGGCAACGAGGCAGGCTCCATAGAAT containing:
- a CDS encoding LysR substrate-binding domain-containing protein produces the protein MNLRQLELFISLAKNPNISQVAKEHYLTQSAVSVALKGLEQDLGVQLFDRLNRRLALNPHGRTFLRQLEPAMHNLGQVLRTFEGDNMTGVLVVGASSTIADYILPQILFEFEDRYPHATVETVFTNPHDIADGLEDGTIDIGLVETEIDNPVLEATRLCQDELFVVSSDEIFAKKGPYDIEELLQKKWILREPGAGSRDTFDAYLGSYMDRMRITLQMHHTVSIKRVLQNSDTISCLSPFAIQRELEYGELFRVHLKNIRLIRHFHAVVHKDKYRSKLLNTFFHGVEAYLGTDRQIFHEE